In Arachis hypogaea cultivar Tifrunner chromosome 2, arahy.Tifrunner.gnm2.J5K5, whole genome shotgun sequence, a genomic segment contains:
- the LOC112739585 gene encoding small ribosomal subunit protein uS10y translates to MAAYAAMKPTKAGLEESQEQIHKIRITLSSKHVKNLEKVCSDLVRGAKDKRLRVKGPVRMPTKVLHITTRKSPCGEGTNTWDRFELRVHKRVIDLYSSPDVVKQITSITIEPGVEVEVTIADA, encoded by the exons ATGGCGGCGTACGCAGCTATGAAACCTACGAAAGCCGGTTTGGAGGAGTCACAAGAACAGATCCACAAGATCAGGATCACTCTTTCCTCCAAGCACGTCAAAAATCTCGAGAAAG TTTGTTCTGATTTGGTTCGTGGTGCGAAGGACAAGCGCCTCAGGGTGAAGGGACCTGTGAGGATGCCAACTAAGGTTCTTCACATCACTACCAGGAAATCCCCCTGTGGTGAAG GTACCAACACCTGGGACAGATTCGAACTACGTGTTCATAAGAGGGTCATTGACCTCTACAGTTCCCCTGATGTTGTTAAGCAGATTACTTCAATCACAATCGAGCCTGGTGTTGAGGTTGAGGTCACAATTGCAGATGCTTGA